A genomic stretch from Amycolatopsis sp. 195334CR includes:
- a CDS encoding MoxR family ATPase — MTSRTQSAVPGDQTPYYPSDPAAGARGTSGANGHGSASLGELHDTAARIAANVERVLVGKPDVVRVALVTLLAEGHLLVEDVPGVGKTSLAKALARSIDCTVSRIQFTPDLLPSDVTGVSIYNRQTGGFEFRPGPVFANIVVGDEINRASPKTQSSLLECMEEHQVTVDTSTYELEEPFMVIATQNPIEMEGTYALPEAQRDRFTARVSIGYPDPQAELAMVDEHAGHNPLQDLRPVSDAATVHRLIRAVRKVHMAPEVRQYAVELASATRQLPEIRLGASPRATLQLVRAARAQAALAGREYVVPDDLHAVAVPVLAHRLVLTTEAHAARRSATDVVRAVLSRVPVPQAGSPANGQSRR; from the coding sequence GTGACGTCGAGAACGCAGTCCGCGGTGCCCGGCGACCAGACGCCGTACTACCCCAGTGACCCCGCGGCCGGGGCGCGCGGGACGAGCGGCGCCAACGGGCACGGCTCCGCGTCGCTCGGCGAGCTGCACGACACCGCCGCCCGGATCGCGGCCAACGTCGAGCGGGTGCTGGTCGGCAAGCCGGACGTGGTGCGGGTCGCGCTGGTCACCCTGCTCGCCGAGGGCCACCTGCTGGTCGAGGACGTGCCGGGGGTCGGGAAGACCTCGCTGGCCAAGGCGCTGGCCCGGTCCATCGACTGCACGGTCAGCCGCATCCAGTTCACCCCCGACCTGCTGCCCAGCGACGTCACCGGGGTGTCCATCTACAACCGGCAGACCGGCGGGTTCGAGTTCCGCCCCGGCCCGGTGTTCGCCAACATCGTGGTCGGCGACGAGATCAACCGCGCCTCGCCGAAGACGCAGTCCTCGCTGCTCGAATGCATGGAGGAGCACCAGGTCACGGTCGACACCAGCACGTACGAGCTGGAAGAGCCGTTCATGGTGATCGCCACGCAGAACCCGATCGAGATGGAGGGCACCTACGCCCTGCCCGAGGCGCAGCGCGACCGCTTCACCGCGCGCGTGTCGATCGGCTACCCCGACCCGCAGGCCGAGCTGGCCATGGTCGACGAGCACGCCGGGCACAACCCGCTGCAGGACCTGCGCCCGGTCTCCGACGCGGCCACCGTGCACCGGCTGATCCGCGCGGTCCGCAAGGTCCACATGGCGCCCGAGGTCCGCCAGTACGCGGTCGAGCTGGCTTCGGCCACCCGGCAGCTGCCGGAGATCCGCCTCGGCGCCTCGCCCCGCGCCACCCTGCAGCTGGTCCGCGCGGCCCGCGCGCAGGCCGCGCTGGCCGGCCGGGAGTACGTGGTCCCGGACGACCTGCACGCGGTGGCGGTGCCGGTGCTCGCGCACCGCCTGGTGCTGACCACCGAGGCGCACGCCGCCCGCCGCTCGGCCACCGACGTGGTGCGCGCGGTGCTCAGCCGGGTGCCGGTGCCGCAGGCGGGCTCGCCGGCCAACGGGCAGAGCCGCCGGTAG
- a CDS encoding DUF3558 family protein, translating into MPRTPRLFLLLPALALLAACGQGGQAASGENTVHTVPPPPAAPSTAPPANQGGLDPCTLLTSAERSTAGLTSVGEPKAIGSARTCDWTEPGTFGLAISVDGSKGLTDLRTEKKTAKQIKVGAREALKVADPKADDGTCAVLLGAGESASVQIDVSNTNFTGTEAACARADKVAGLVEPKLP; encoded by the coding sequence ATGCCCCGAACGCCCCGCCTCTTCCTTCTGCTCCCCGCGCTGGCGCTGCTCGCCGCCTGCGGTCAGGGCGGCCAGGCCGCCTCCGGGGAGAACACGGTGCACACCGTGCCGCCACCGCCCGCGGCACCCAGCACCGCCCCGCCCGCGAACCAGGGCGGCCTCGACCCGTGCACCCTGCTGACCTCGGCCGAGCGGTCCACCGCCGGGCTGACCTCGGTCGGCGAGCCCAAGGCGATCGGCTCCGCGCGCACCTGCGACTGGACCGAGCCCGGCACCTTCGGCCTGGCCATCTCGGTGGACGGGTCGAAGGGGCTGACCGATCTCCGCACGGAGAAGAAGACCGCGAAGCAGATCAAGGTCGGTGCCCGCGAAGCCCTCAAGGTCGCCGATCCGAAGGCCGATGACGGAACCTGTGCGGTGTTGCTGGGCGCGGGGGAGTCGGCGAGCGTCCAGATCGACGTCAGCAACACGAACTTCACCGGCACCGAGGCCGCGTGCGCCCGCGCGGACAAGGTCGCCGGACTGGTGGAGCCCAAACTGCCCTGA
- the mraZ gene encoding division/cell wall cluster transcriptional repressor MraZ gives MFLGTHTPKLDDKGRLTLPAKFRDALAGGLMVTKGQDHCLYVFPRAEFEQMARKVAEAPFTNEAVRAYQRYLFAGTDEQRPDGQGRIPIAPELRRYAGLNKECVVIGAITRLEIWDAQAWQGYLDEHEDSYSKAQEEVLPGVF, from the coding sequence ATGTTCCTCGGTACCCACACCCCCAAGCTCGACGACAAGGGGCGGCTCACACTGCCCGCGAAGTTCCGCGACGCGCTGGCAGGTGGGCTGATGGTCACCAAGGGACAGGACCACTGCCTGTATGTCTTCCCGCGCGCCGAGTTCGAGCAGATGGCCCGCAAGGTCGCCGAAGCCCCGTTCACCAACGAGGCGGTGCGTGCCTACCAGCGCTACCTGTTCGCCGGGACCGACGAACAACGCCCGGACGGGCAGGGGCGCATCCCCATCGCGCCCGAGCTCCGCCGCTACGCGGGGCTCAACAAGGAGTGCGTGGTGATCGGGGCGATCACCAGGCTCGAGATCTGGGACGCCCAGGCGTGGCAGGGCTACCTGGACGAACACGAGGACAGCTACTCGAAGGCACAGGAGGAAGTCTTGCCGGGCGTGTTCTGA
- the rsmH gene encoding 16S rRNA (cytosine(1402)-N(4))-methyltransferase RsmH, which yields MAEHVPVLLDRILELFEPVLAKPGAVLVDATLGLGGHSDALLSAHPELTLVGLDRDPAALERSADRLRHHGDRVHLVHAVYDELPGALAGLGMSTVDGLLFDLGVSSMQLDRDERGFSYARDAPLDMRMDPTTGPTAADVLNTYPPGELVRILREYGEERFAQRIVKSVVAARESEPFERSGRLVELLYAAVPAASRRTGGHPAKRTFQALRIEVNGELEVLRRAMPAALGALAMGGRIVVESYQSLEDRLVKQALAAKAKSRTPEGLPVELPGHGPELRLLTRGAEQANEAEIEANPRASSVRLRAAERIGEAAQ from the coding sequence GTGGCCGAGCACGTTCCGGTTCTGCTGGACCGGATCCTCGAGCTGTTCGAGCCCGTCCTCGCCAAGCCGGGCGCGGTGCTGGTCGACGCCACCCTCGGCCTCGGCGGCCACTCCGACGCCCTGCTCTCCGCGCACCCGGAGCTCACGCTGGTCGGGCTCGACCGCGACCCGGCCGCGCTGGAGCGCTCGGCGGACCGCCTCCGCCACCACGGCGACCGCGTGCACCTGGTGCACGCGGTCTACGACGAACTGCCCGGCGCGCTGGCCGGGCTCGGCATGTCCACTGTGGACGGGCTGCTGTTCGACCTCGGCGTGTCCTCGATGCAGCTGGACCGCGACGAGCGCGGGTTCTCCTACGCCAGGGACGCCCCGCTGGACATGCGGATGGACCCGACCACCGGGCCGACCGCGGCCGACGTGCTGAACACCTACCCGCCCGGCGAACTGGTCCGGATCCTGCGCGAGTACGGCGAGGAGCGGTTCGCCCAGCGGATCGTGAAGTCGGTGGTGGCCGCGCGCGAGAGCGAACCGTTCGAGCGCAGCGGCAGGCTGGTCGAACTGCTCTACGCGGCGGTGCCCGCGGCGAGCAGGCGCACCGGCGGGCACCCGGCCAAGCGGACCTTCCAGGCGCTGCGGATCGAGGTCAACGGCGAGCTGGAGGTGCTGCGGCGGGCCATGCCCGCGGCGCTGGGCGCGCTGGCGATGGGCGGCCGGATCGTGGTCGAGTCCTACCAGTCGCTGGAGGACCGGCTGGTCAAGCAGGCACTGGCGGCGAAGGCGAAATCCCGCACCCCCGAAGGACTTCCGGTCGAACTGCCGGGGCACGGCCCCGAGCTGCGGCTGCTGACCAGGGGCGCGGAACAGGCGAACGAAGCGGAAATCGAGGCGAACCCGCGAGCGAGCTCGGTGCGGCTGCGAGCCGCGGAGCGGATCGGAGAGGCGGCACAGTGA
- the dinB gene encoding DNA polymerase IV: protein MGRNTGLPAEFARFKVTAEAEAAGPGAEGWPEDEGCAFLHVDMDAFFAAVELRTRPELVHRPVVIAGAGPRSVVLSANYPAREFGVRSAMPVGAAKRLCPHAVYLPPTRGLYSEVSAGVMAIFAELTPLVEPLSLDEAFLDVSGALRRLGTTPAGIGAIIRRRVERDHGITCSVGVAGAKFLAKLASGMAKPDGMVVVPVARALEFLHPLPVSALWGVGKRTEEQLRRLGLATIADVANVPPARLRRAVGNAVGDHLYALAHGHDNRAVVPDSAEKSLGAEVTFDVDEFDRAKLARELLRLSERVAASLRGRGLRGRTVSIKVRFADFKTVTRARTLVSATDVAHAIHATAVTLLTELGHGGAVRLIGVRVEGLEDADSAEQLTFETDAPRWRDAEVAADVARSKFGSAAVRPASLLSSHEE from the coding sequence ATGGGGAGGAACACCGGGCTGCCCGCCGAGTTCGCCCGGTTCAAGGTCACCGCCGAGGCGGAGGCGGCCGGACCGGGCGCCGAGGGCTGGCCCGAGGACGAGGGCTGCGCGTTCCTGCACGTGGACATGGACGCCTTCTTCGCCGCGGTCGAGCTGCGCACCCGGCCGGAGCTGGTGCACCGGCCGGTGGTGATCGCCGGGGCCGGGCCGCGCTCGGTGGTGCTCTCGGCGAACTACCCGGCGCGCGAGTTCGGCGTGCGCTCGGCGATGCCGGTCGGGGCGGCGAAGCGGCTGTGCCCGCACGCGGTCTACCTGCCGCCGACGCGCGGGCTGTACAGCGAGGTCTCCGCGGGCGTGATGGCCATTTTCGCGGAGCTGACGCCGCTGGTGGAGCCGCTGAGCCTGGACGAGGCCTTCCTCGACGTGAGCGGCGCGCTGAGGCGGCTGGGGACCACGCCCGCCGGGATCGGCGCGATCATCCGGCGGCGGGTCGAGCGGGACCACGGCATCACCTGTTCGGTGGGCGTGGCCGGGGCCAAATTCCTGGCGAAGCTGGCCTCGGGCATGGCCAAACCGGACGGCATGGTGGTGGTGCCGGTGGCGCGGGCGCTGGAGTTCCTGCACCCGCTGCCGGTCTCGGCGCTGTGGGGGGTCGGCAAGCGCACCGAGGAGCAGCTGCGGCGGCTCGGGCTGGCCACCATCGCCGACGTGGCGAACGTGCCGCCCGCCCGGCTGCGGCGGGCGGTGGGCAACGCGGTCGGCGACCACCTCTACGCGCTGGCGCACGGGCACGACAACCGGGCCGTGGTGCCGGACAGCGCGGAGAAGTCGCTGGGCGCCGAGGTCACCTTCGACGTGGACGAGTTCGACCGGGCGAAGCTGGCGCGGGAGCTGCTGCGGTTGTCCGAACGGGTGGCGGCCAGCCTGCGCGGGCGGGGGCTGCGCGGGCGGACGGTGTCGATCAAGGTGCGGTTCGCCGACTTCAAGACCGTCACCCGGGCCCGCACGCTGGTCTCGGCGACCGATGTGGCGCATGCCATCCACGCCACCGCCGTGACCTTGCTGACGGAACTGGGGCACGGGGGCGCGGTGCGGCTGATCGGGGTCCGGGTCGAGGGCCTGGAGGACGCGGACTCGGCCGAACAGCTCACCTTCGAGACCGATGCCCCGCGCTGGCGGGACGCCGAGGTGGCGGCCGACGTGGCGCGCTCCAAGTTCGGCTCGGCGGCGGTGCGCCCGGCGTCGCTGCTGTCCAGCCACGAAGAGTGA
- a CDS encoding DUF3488 and transglutaminase-like domain-containing protein, protein MTAAPPAPPIPHTPTERPEPPAAPWVSSIFAPLAAGLATICASTSITGVVGGAAWFGYLIVAVVLIACTGLALRSLRTPTLVVGLAQLLVLAFLITGVFTSNGILGIIPGPAALSELREVLVESAEQIRMGLPPVEPTPPILCLVTIAIGLVAVLVDTLAVAASAPAATGLVLLCVYAVPASLSDGMLPWWTFLLGAAAFAGLLAVDGSHRHRRWRNRTAPGLGASPAAASAPVAVVSVALALGLVAGGTITAIGTVGSIPGNGQGGEGSQPTGGLGINPFTQLRGLLDQGQNVELFRVRGLNAPGDRRMLRAFTLNYFEPNQGWKIADEPRMPPGVPANQPSLPLAPGDDGTGETKEIQIEPVNWVDVWLPVYGAPRALRNISDGWQYDSVSGAVYSEAKRQSPPYVQTASLRIPTKEALRNADTEADQIPSIYTRLDGVDDRVVALTKQLTQGATNDFDRATAVWNYFNSQNGFTYDTRTAAAADSDALADFLLNGKRGYCEQFASAMAVMLRTLNIPSRVAIGFTPGYTTADYRSITSQDAHAWVEAYFGELGWVTFDPTPLSDSRGFIPPYLRPDNSPQDPADSGAPSTAPSVESPRLPGEETNTPDAAPLPDQPEEEQRPGEGPDWALWLALVALAAAAVVAGILWQRASRQRPGPPRPGAPPGPPPARAPQGAAESWLPAIAAGLGIIGVGLLAWLWTALLAVPLVVVLLVAVGPSMAREVVRRKRLQVIGASGPDAANAAWRELLDECRDRGVPVEVSDTVRTTAQKIAQRHRLDEEGKGGLRTVVGVVERSWYGGAADPDPRFGPAFDEVRSSLTRNAPMSWRGRLFPRSLFRRRR, encoded by the coding sequence GTGACCGCCGCGCCCCCGGCCCCGCCGATCCCGCACACCCCGACCGAACGGCCCGAGCCCCCGGCCGCGCCCTGGGTCAGCTCGATCTTCGCCCCGCTCGCCGCCGGACTGGCCACGATCTGCGCGTCCACCTCGATCACCGGGGTGGTCGGCGGCGCGGCCTGGTTCGGTTACCTGATCGTCGCCGTGGTGCTGATCGCGTGCACCGGCCTGGCCCTGCGCTCGCTGCGCACGCCGACCCTGGTGGTCGGGCTCGCGCAGCTGCTGGTGCTGGCCTTCCTGATCACCGGGGTGTTCACCAGCAACGGCATCCTCGGCATCATCCCCGGCCCCGCCGCGCTCTCGGAACTGCGGGAGGTGCTGGTCGAATCGGCCGAGCAGATCCGGATGGGCCTGCCGCCGGTGGAGCCGACCCCGCCGATCCTGTGCCTGGTCACCATCGCCATCGGGCTGGTCGCGGTGCTGGTGGACACGCTCGCCGTGGCGGCTTCCGCGCCCGCGGCCACCGGGCTGGTGCTGCTGTGCGTCTACGCGGTCCCGGCCTCGCTGTCCGACGGCATGCTGCCGTGGTGGACCTTCCTGCTCGGCGCGGCGGCGTTCGCCGGACTGCTCGCCGTCGACGGCAGTCACCGGCACCGGCGCTGGCGCAACCGGACCGCCCCCGGCCTCGGCGCGTCCCCGGCCGCGGCCTCCGCGCCGGTGGCGGTGGTCTCCGTGGCGCTGGCGCTGGGCCTGGTGGCCGGCGGCACGATCACCGCGATCGGCACGGTCGGCAGCATTCCCGGCAACGGCCAGGGCGGCGAGGGCAGCCAGCCGACCGGCGGGCTCGGCATCAACCCGTTCACCCAGCTGCGCGGCCTGCTCGACCAGGGGCAGAACGTGGAGCTGTTCCGGGTGCGCGGGCTCAACGCCCCCGGCGACCGGCGCATGCTGCGCGCGTTCACGCTCAACTACTTCGAGCCGAACCAGGGCTGGAAGATCGCCGACGAGCCGCGGATGCCGCCGGGCGTCCCGGCGAACCAGCCCAGCCTGCCCCTGGCCCCCGGTGACGACGGCACCGGGGAGACCAAGGAGATCCAGATCGAGCCGGTCAACTGGGTCGACGTCTGGCTGCCGGTGTACGGCGCGCCGCGCGCGCTGCGCAACATCTCCGACGGCTGGCAGTACGACTCGGTCAGCGGCGCGGTGTACAGCGAGGCCAAGCGCCAGTCGCCGCCGTACGTGCAGACCGCCTCGCTGCGCATCCCGACCAAGGAGGCGCTGCGCAACGCCGACACCGAGGCCGACCAGATCCCGTCCATCTACACGCGACTGGACGGGGTCGACGACCGGGTGGTCGCGCTGACCAAGCAGCTGACCCAGGGCGCCACCAACGACTTCGACCGGGCCACCGCGGTCTGGAACTACTTCAACTCGCAGAACGGGTTCACCTACGACACCCGCACCGCCGCGGCCGCCGACTCGGACGCGCTGGCGGACTTCCTGCTCAACGGCAAGCGCGGGTACTGCGAGCAGTTCGCCTCCGCGATGGCGGTGATGCTGCGGACGCTGAACATCCCGTCGCGGGTGGCGATCGGGTTCACCCCCGGGTACACCACCGCGGACTACCGGTCGATCACCTCGCAGGACGCGCACGCGTGGGTCGAGGCGTACTTCGGCGAGCTGGGCTGGGTCACCTTCGACCCGACCCCGCTGTCCGACTCGCGCGGGTTCATCCCGCCGTACCTGCGCCCGGACAACAGCCCCCAGGACCCGGCGGACTCGGGTGCCCCGAGCACCGCCCCGTCGGTCGAGTCGCCGCGGCTGCCGGGCGAGGAGACGAACACGCCGGACGCCGCGCCGCTGCCGGACCAGCCGGAGGAGGAGCAGCGGCCGGGTGAGGGCCCGGACTGGGCGCTGTGGCTGGCGCTGGTCGCGCTGGCCGCGGCCGCCGTGGTGGCCGGGATCCTGTGGCAACGGGCGAGCAGGCAGAGACCGGGGCCGCCGAGACCGGGGGCTCCCCCGGGTCCGCCGCCGGCCCGCGCGCCCCAGGGCGCCGCGGAGAGCTGGCTGCCCGCCATCGCGGCGGGGCTGGGCATCATCGGGGTCGGCCTGCTGGCCTGGCTGTGGACGGCGCTGCTCGCGGTGCCGCTGGTGGTCGTGCTGCTCGTCGCGGTCGGGCCGTCGATGGCGCGCGAGGTGGTGCGGCGGAAGCGGTTGCAGGTGATCGGCGCCAGCGGTCCGGACGCGGCGAACGCGGCGTGGCGGGAGCTGCTCGACGAGTGCCGGGACCGCGGGGTGCCGGTGGAAGTCAGCGACACGGTGCGGACCACGGCGCAGAAGATCGCGCAGCGCCACCGCCTCGACGAGGAGGGCAAGGGCGGGCTGCGCACGGTGGTCGGTGTGGTCGAGCGCTCCTGGTACGGCGGGGCGGCGGACCCGGACCCGCGCTTCGGCCCGGCCTTCGACGAGGTGCGGTCCAGCCTGACCCGGAACGCCCCCATGTCCTGGCGGGGACGGCTGTTCCCGCGCTCCCTGTTCCGCCGGCGCCGCTGA
- a CDS encoding DUF58 domain-containing protein translates to MLRSLSGLTTRGRCLLAAGVAAAVCATVLNERDLLRVAVFVIALPLLVAWFISAAKVRIGAARKLFPDRVQVGGAGEVQLELWRTGRLPTGEVLLEDGVPYSLGGRPRFVVERLPQHQAVALRYPIQPMLRGIQQVGPLRATVTDPFGLCEFERELIGHTKLVVVPRFVSLWGLPSGAGIGVGDDGNVRLHAGQGESDVIVRQYRQGDDLRKVHWRSTARRDEIMVRVEERPWRGGTTVLLDHRAAAHHGTGPSASLEWAVSFVASVCLHLRRAGHRVRLVTEHGLTLADAPGDGGDHHDHLILDALAGLQPAHQRDVTTGSDPAEGQELIAVLGTVSNEAVHELNRFRPRGIRSLAVLLDTPAWSGGVSAPEHRAAATEESASLLRAAGWGVVVAGPASPMPQVWGELCRSTARRATLIGDAR, encoded by the coding sequence ATGCTGCGCTCGCTGTCCGGCCTGACCACCCGAGGCCGTTGCCTGCTCGCCGCGGGCGTGGCCGCCGCGGTCTGCGCCACCGTGCTCAACGAGCGCGATCTGCTGCGGGTCGCCGTTTTTGTCATCGCGCTGCCGCTGCTGGTGGCGTGGTTCATCTCGGCGGCCAAGGTGCGCATCGGCGCGGCCCGCAAGCTGTTCCCGGACCGGGTGCAGGTCGGCGGCGCCGGTGAGGTGCAGCTGGAGCTGTGGCGCACCGGGCGGCTGCCGACCGGGGAGGTGCTGCTCGAGGACGGCGTGCCGTACTCGCTGGGCGGGCGGCCCCGGTTCGTGGTCGAGCGGCTGCCGCAGCACCAGGCGGTCGCCCTGCGCTACCCGATCCAGCCGATGCTGCGCGGGATCCAGCAGGTCGGCCCGCTGCGCGCCACGGTCACCGACCCGTTCGGGCTGTGCGAGTTCGAGCGGGAGCTGATCGGGCACACCAAGCTGGTGGTGGTGCCGCGGTTCGTCAGCCTGTGGGGGCTGCCGTCCGGGGCGGGCATCGGCGTCGGCGACGACGGCAACGTCCGGCTGCACGCCGGGCAGGGCGAGTCCGACGTGATCGTCCGGCAGTACCGCCAGGGTGACGACCTGCGCAAGGTGCACTGGCGCTCGACCGCCCGCCGCGACGAGATCATGGTCCGCGTCGAAGAGCGGCCGTGGCGCGGGGGCACCACTGTGCTCCTGGACCACCGCGCGGCCGCGCACCACGGCACCGGCCCGTCGGCCAGCCTGGAGTGGGCGGTGTCCTTCGTCGCCAGCGTGTGCCTGCACCTGCGCCGCGCCGGGCACCGCGTCCGGCTGGTCACCGAGCACGGGCTCACCCTGGCCGACGCCCCCGGCGACGGCGGGGACCACCACGACCACCTCATCCTCGACGCGCTCGCCGGGCTGCAGCCCGCGCACCAGCGCGACGTGACCACCGGCAGTGATCCCGCCGAGGGACAGGAGCTGATCGCCGTGCTCGGCACCGTGAGCAACGAGGCGGTGCACGAGCTCAACCGGTTCCGCCCGCGCGGCATCCGCAGCCTCGCCGTCCTGCTCGACACCCCGGCCTGGTCCGGCGGGGTCAGCGCGCCCGAGCACCGCGCCGCGGCCACCGAGGAGTCGGCGAGCCTGCTGCGCGCGGCCGGCTGGGGCGTGGTGGTGGCCGGACCGGCCAGCCCGATGCCGCAGGTGTGGGGCGAGCTGTGCCGCTCGACCGCCCGGCGCGCCACGCTGATCGGCGACGCCCGGTGA
- a CDS encoding PE-PGRS family protein, which yields MPEHSPPVSTRRYEAYSHQAMKDEVEAGNDPGEAGLIGGQWDELAGRFHESAQALTALLESSRENWSGEGGEALRGVLTQAARWSGEVAGVSTSVGGSVSAQAEIAARAKAEMPEPVEYDPASMIRNAAASGNLLALAGLPAAMEETKAAAEAARQKAIDVLTARDAALRDAIPVQQTFSPPPHLTSS from the coding sequence ATGCCCGAGCACAGTCCGCCCGTGTCCACCCGGCGCTACGAGGCCTACAGCCACCAGGCGATGAAGGACGAGGTCGAAGCGGGCAACGATCCCGGGGAGGCCGGCCTGATCGGCGGCCAGTGGGACGAGCTGGCCGGCCGGTTCCACGAGTCGGCCCAGGCGCTGACCGCCCTGCTGGAGAGCAGCCGGGAGAACTGGTCCGGGGAGGGCGGCGAGGCGCTGCGCGGGGTGCTGACCCAGGCGGCGCGGTGGTCCGGTGAGGTCGCCGGGGTGTCCACTTCGGTCGGTGGCTCGGTCTCGGCGCAGGCGGAGATCGCCGCCAGGGCCAAGGCGGAGATGCCCGAACCGGTGGAGTACGACCCGGCGAGCATGATCCGCAACGCCGCGGCCAGCGGCAACCTGCTCGCGCTGGCCGGGCTGCCCGCGGCGATGGAGGAGACCAAGGCCGCCGCCGAAGCCGCCCGGCAGAAGGCGATCGACGTGCTGACCGCCCGCGACGCGGCCCTGCGGGACGCCATCCCGGTGCAGCAGACGTTCTCGCCACCGCCGCACCTGACCAGTTCCTGA
- a CDS encoding DUF3040 domain-containing protein, which produces MPLSEHEQRLLDQIERELYAEDPKFASTVRGTRLRRPARRRRLQGVALFVVGVALLVLGVVVPFRVADIPLISVFGFLVMFFGVLLAVTSLRQQPEGEGSEGEQAGSSRGRPQARKSSFTQRMEERFRQRFEDQ; this is translated from the coding sequence ATGCCACTCTCCGAGCATGAGCAGCGGCTGCTCGACCAGATCGAGCGCGAGCTCTATGCCGAGGACCCCAAGTTCGCATCCACGGTGCGTGGCACCAGGTTGCGCCGACCCGCCCGACGCCGGCGCCTGCAGGGCGTGGCCCTGTTCGTCGTCGGGGTCGCGCTGCTGGTGCTGGGCGTGGTGGTGCCGTTCCGGGTCGCCGACATCCCGCTGATCAGCGTGTTCGGTTTCCTGGTGATGTTCTTTGGGGTTCTGCTCGCCGTCACATCGTTGCGGCAGCAACCAGAGGGTGAAGGGTCAGAAGGCGAGCAGGCGGGTTCCTCACGCGGACGGCCGCAGGCGCGCAAGAGCTCGTTCACACAGCGGATGGAGGAGCGCTTCCGCCAGCGTTTCGAAGACCAGTAG
- a CDS encoding ESX secretion-associated protein EspG produces the protein MIRVSASAFDVLWADLGLPRAPEVLGVRSVGTTDAERAEIKESVYANLAERGLYDPAHGLDEALADRLHTLATASVYVECEALLDMTSDTPFRAVAAAKGRHGVLATQPNRTIGLSTIRDGELLPSIVELLPALEPGPGYGVSLPAAALAAGVEDPVFAGNGRAAGREKQVREVLAIQARPIFGAGQFTVRVRDGAHPRRVGGISWFWTDVGAYLSSLEPGRGGQDWVTVTPVDGPRLVQRLAGLLEG, from the coding sequence GTGATCCGGGTTTCCGCCTCGGCCTTCGACGTGCTGTGGGCCGACCTCGGGCTGCCGCGCGCGCCCGAGGTGCTCGGCGTGCGCAGCGTGGGCACCACCGACGCCGAACGCGCCGAGATCAAGGAGTCGGTCTACGCCAACCTCGCCGAGCGCGGGCTGTACGACCCCGCCCACGGGCTCGACGAGGCGCTGGCCGACCGGCTGCACACCCTCGCCACCGCCTCGGTCTACGTCGAGTGCGAAGCGCTGCTGGACATGACCTCGGACACCCCGTTCCGCGCGGTGGCCGCGGCGAAGGGGCGGCACGGCGTGCTGGCCACCCAGCCGAACCGGACGATCGGGCTGTCCACCATCCGGGACGGTGAACTGCTGCCGTCCATTGTGGAACTGCTGCCCGCGCTGGAACCCGGCCCCGGTTACGGGGTGAGCCTGCCCGCCGCCGCGCTCGCGGCCGGGGTCGAGGACCCGGTGTTCGCCGGGAACGGGCGCGCGGCCGGGCGGGAGAAGCAGGTCCGCGAGGTGCTCGCGATCCAGGCCCGGCCGATCTTCGGCGCCGGGCAGTTCACCGTGCGCGTGCGTGACGGAGCCCACCCGCGCCGGGTCGGCGGGATCAGTTGGTTCTGGACCGACGTCGGCGCCTACCTGAGTTCGCTGGAGCCGGGCCGCGGCGGGCAGGACTGGGTCACCGTGACCCCGGTCGACGGCCCGCGCCTGGTCCAGCGGCTGGCCGGCCTGCTCGAGGGCTGA